In Fusarium falciforme chromosome 9, complete sequence, the following are encoded in one genomic region:
- a CDS encoding Beta-lactamase domain-containing protein, translating into MPLDSNVVTKLRGIVDGACADQTAGIPGTSVVVVSRSGEELFAHAAGKRGVASQEPMTLDNVFWIASCTKMLTGVAVMQLVEQGLLKLDDGEQTEKIVPELKELKVLNKDGKLEEKKRAITLRMLLTHTSGCAYTFFNERLRDWTLPAGFDEFSGRLEDIKMPLVFQPGEGWEYGVGIDWAGLALERVSGLSLNDYLQKHVFQPLGIKNMSMLPGKDMRSRLAYMHARDPDGKLRPRDHLLRLPLVVDPDNKSETGALFNSGGAGMFAQPQEYCKVLAVLLNNGTCPRTGAKILQKETVDEMFRNQIEKFPNASRQFIPAAKPDLTNPIPELYPVSGNPPQGWGLTFMMSNGGGTGRSKGTVHWAGLANLWWWCDRENGVAGMVCSQILPFADAKVLGLWAEVEAEIYKAIK; encoded by the exons ATGCCCCTCGATTCAAACGTCGTCACCAAGCTACGAGGCATCGTGGACGGGGCCTGCGCAGATCAAACTGCAGGTATCCCCGGCACGTCTGTCGTCGTGGTTAGCAGAAGCGGCGAGGAGCTGTTTGCCCACGCGGCGGGGAAGAGAGGAGTCGCCTCCCAGGAACCCATGACGCTTGACAATGTGTTTTGGATTGCATCCTGCACAAAGATGCTGACTGGCGTTGCCGTCATGCAGCTGGTCGAGCAGGGGTTGCTCAAGCTCGATGATGGGGAGCAGACGGAGAAGATTGTGcctgagctcaaggagctcaaggtttTGAACAAGGATGGCaagttggaggagaagaagagggctaTTACTCTTCGCATGTTGTTGACGCATACGTCTGGATGTGCGTATACCTTCTTCAATGAGAGGTTGAGGGATTGGACTCTTCCTGCTGGGTTTGATGAGTTTTCGGGTCGTCTTGAAGACATCAAGATGCCTCTGGTGTTCCAACCGGGAGAAGGCTGGGAATATGGT GTGGGCATCGATTGGGCGGGCTTGGCCCTGGAGCGAGTCAGTGGGCTGTCGCTCAACGACTATCTCCAGAAGCACGTGTTTCAGCCCCTGGGCATCAAGAACATGTCGATGCTCCCCGGCAAGGATATGCGATCTAGACTGGCCTACATGCACGCGAGGGATCCCGACGGGAAGCTTCGGCCAAGAGATCATCTCTTGAGGCTGCCACTGGTTGTGGACCCGGACAACAAGTCTGAAACGGGTGCCTTGTTTAACAGCGGAGGAGCAGGCATGTTTGCGCAACCACAGGAGTATTGCA AGGTTCTGGCGGTGCTGCTCAACAATGGAACATGCCCTCGAACAGGGGCCAAGATCCTTCAAAAGGAGACGGTGGATGAAATGTTCCGCAACCAGATTGAAAAGTTCCCCAACGCATCTCGGCAGTTCATCCCAGCGGCCAAGCCGGATCTCACCAACCCGATCCCCGAGCTGTACCCCGTGTCGGGGAACCCTCCGCAGGGCTGGGGTTTGACCTTTATGATGTCCAACGGCGGAGGTACGGGGAGATCAAAGGGCACGGTGCACTGGGCTGGTCTGGCAAAtctctggtggtggtgcgATAGGGAGAATGGCGTTGCGGGCATGGTTTGCAGTCAGATTCTGCCCTTTGCGGATGCCAAGGTTCTTGGGCTCTGGGCcgaggttgaggctgagaTTTACAAGGCGATCAAGTAG
- a CDS encoding Amidase domain-containing protein — MAISRINLVDANIADLRKALDSGAITSVELVSLYLHRIGYYDCRGPSFNSVCVLNRNVFQEAQESDNYRASHPPRPLEGIPYTVKDSFKVKGMTVAAGSPAFADLIASEDAAIVKSLREAGAILIGMTNMPPMADGGSQRGVYGRAESPYNLTYMATAFASGSSNGCGASTTASFAAFGLAGETVSSGRAPASNNSLVGYSPSWGVLPNRGQWPLYPTCDVIVPHTRSMRDLFDVLNVAVADDAESAKGVDFWRNQTYVHVPKPSEVRPTDYHALEDITSLQGKRIAVPKCFLDIEGYEPTSFCSDSVLNLWKITCANLEALGATIVETDFPILEQYTKKDFPGQSSNVPGMSKEWVSIERCQMIATAWDDFLRENNDAKIPNLPAADPDKIHPLVAPMDDPTLHTESQNQVRYVDMIEAVRERNGTLYTLPECEEAAKALDAMRKTLYEEWMDSNGYDLVAFPTNGDVAYADADETFESMTDALRPGVLYSNGGRAFKHLGIPCITVPMGKMVDKGMPVGVTFCSKAWQDQDLLRYAFSYETRSRSRVTPPLAPPLATDEISISPSIQEIFKNIVPVLTIASTTTQKDEDKSNQIRTVEINGTLETNNPNVQVTSVTAFVNGQPSDAITVQGSNWTFKDRLTRPKRAERFPTTRTVPKDQFMVVVVAKGSNGRCAAELVVID, encoded by the coding sequence ATGGCCATATCCCGCATCAACCTGGTTGACGCCAACATCGCCGACCTGAGAAAGGCCCTCGACTCAGGAGCCATCACCAGCGTCGAACTCGTCTCCCTCTACCTCCACAGAATCGGCTACTATGACTGCCGCGGCCCCTCCTTCAACTCAGTTTGCGTCCTTAACCGCAATGTcttccaagaagcccaagagtCAGACAACTATCGGGCttcccatcctcctcgtccgctCGAGGGCATTCCTTACACCGTCAAGGATagcttcaaggtcaagggcatGACCGTGGCTGCTGGTTCGCCTGCTTTTGCGGATCTTATTGCTTCCGAAGATGCTGCCATTGTCAAGTCCCTCCGTGAGGCTGGAGCTATCCTCATTGGCATGACCAACATGCCACCCATGGCCGACGGCGGCTCTCAACGCGGTGTCTACGGAAGAGCAGAAAGCCCCTACAACCTCACCTACATGGCCACCGCATTTGCATCTGGGTCATCCAACGGCTGTggagcatcaacaacagcgAGTTTCGCCGCATTCGGACTCGCCGGGGAGACCGTCTCATCAGGCCGAGCCCCTGCGTCCAACAACTCTCTGGTTGGCTACTCACCGAGCTGGGGTGTCCTGCCCAATAGGGGACAGTGGCCTCTCTATCCTACCTGCGATGTTATTGTACCTCACACACGGTCGATGCGAGATCTCTTTGATGTTCTCAATGTTGCTGTGGCCGATGATGCCGAGTCAGCAAAAGGAGTCGACTTTTGGCGGAATCAGACATACGTTCATGTCCCAAAGCCCTCAGAAGTCCGTCCAACTGATTACCACGCCCTCGAAGATATAACCTCCCTTCAAGGAAAGAGAATCGCCGTCCCAAAATGTTTCCTCGATATTGAAGGCTACGAACCAACATCTTTCTGCTCAGATTCAGTCCTGAACCTCTGGAAAATAACATGCGCCAACCTCGAGGCCCTCGGAGCCACAATCGTCGAAACAGATTTCCCCATCCTTGAACAATACACGAAGAAGGATTTTCCCGGCCAGAGTTCCAACGTGCCCGGCATGTCCAAGGAGTGGGTGAGCATTGAAAGATGTCAGATGATCGCCACAGCCTGGGACGATTTCCTCCGAGAAAACAACGACGCCAAGATTCCAAACCTTCCCGCTGCAGACCCCGACAAGATCCATCCCCTCGTCGCGCCGATGGACGATCCAACCTTGCACACCGAGTCCCAAAACCAAGTACGATACGTCGACATGATCGAAGCGGTTCGCGAACGAAACGGAACTTTGTATACACTCCCCGAGTGTGAAGAAGCCGCCAAGGCTCTCGACGCGATGCGAAAGACTTTATATGAGGAGTGGATGGATTCCAACGGGTATGACCTCGTGGCTTTCCCAACCAATGGCGACGTGGCGTATGCAGATGCAGACGAGACGTTTGAGTCCATGACGGATGCTCTTCGTCCTGGTGTTTTGTACTCTAACGGAGGAAGAGCATTCAAGCATCTCGGCATCCCCTGCATCACTGTACCAATGGGCAAGATGGTAGACAAGGGCATGCCCGTTGGTGTCACCTTTTGTTCCAAGGCCTGGCAGGACCAAGATCTTCTCAGATATGCTTTTTCGTATGAGACTAGATCTCGGAGCAGAGTCACGCCCCCATTGGCACCTCCTCTGGCTACAGACGAGATTTCTATCTCCCCCTCAATTCAGGAGATATTCAAAAATATCGTACCAGTCTTGACCATCGCCTCCACAACCACTCAAAAAGACGAAGACAAGTCGAACCAAATCCGCACTGTCGAAATCAACGGGACTCTCGAGACAAACAACCCCAACGTCCAAGTGACATCCGTAACAGCCTTTGTCAACGGTCAACCCTCTGACGCCATCACCGTTCAAGGTAGTAACTGGACTTTCAAGGACAGACTTACGAGGCCAAAAAGAGCGGAACGGTTCCCGACGACGAGAACTGTGCCCAAGGATCAGTTCATGGTTGTAGTAGTTGCCAAGGGGTCTAATGGACGATGTGCGGCGGAACTGGTGGTGATTGATTAA
- a CDS encoding Zn(2)-C6 fungal-type domain-containing protein: MTRGRRGCWTCRIRHRKCDEQVPDCKECTDRHIECHGYDLDAPEWMADEALLQEELQRIKAAVKENFRRVKRVQNRRLAQATAQAAQASRAGAAARLKDDAVVASTSDSQARNTTFREAQYLVHYLDYIFPIQYTFYVDAPEEGGRGWLFFLLERSAPLRNAALTLSAFHQHISSPYRTENQEDELLNYHTKALQELRQIIGRREVGGFADSREEWLEFLAGGMFLISFEVFQGGTSNWEPHFNALVTVANGLKPSEFDFCPPDPSSPDFDFLRGMNTAQKFLLANLLWIDVLAPVSTGASPKLPYREWLDAGKIDISRVMGCQNSIMIAIGDLVAVDSKAGSMSTETLQESILELEKQIFDGMEATLEVESVTKQSTSVTRSVTHLFATSALVQLYTLASEYGLTAPDPHQAVLRVIEVLEQMPANISLRGTPWPLCVAGSMALPPQQQYFDDLLKGLLSRSEAGFTNCGTVYRIVKHAWKQREQYPDKLWSARHAMADMGVCAILI, from the exons ATGACACGGGGACGCAGGGGCTGCTGGACATGTCGCATCCGTCATAGAAAATGCGACGAGCAAGTCCCCGACTGCAAAGAGTGCACCGACAGACACATCGAATGCCACGGCTACGACCTCGACGCGCCGGAGTGGATGGCCGATGAGGCCCTCCTGCAGGAAGAACTACAACGCATCAAAGCCGCCGTCAAGGAGAACTTTCGGCGCGTCAAGAGGGTCCAGAATAGGCGGCTCGCCCAGGCGACCGCTCAGGCTGCGCAGGCTTCGAGGGCGGGTGCTGCTGCTAGGCTCAAGGATGATGCTGTTGTCGCTTCTACTTCCGACTCGCAGGCGAGGAACACGACGTTTAGAGAGGCGCAGTATCTTGTTCATTACTTGGATTACATATTTCCTATCCAGTATACATTCTATGTTGATGCAcctgaagaaggagggcgaggatggtTATTCTTTCTCCTCGAGCGAA GTGCTCCTCTACGCAATGCTGCTCTTACACTATCTGCATTCCATCAACATATCTCCTCACCATACCGAACAGAAAACCAAGAAGATGAACTCCTCAACTATCACACAAAAGCCCTACAAGAACTTCGACAAATAATAGGTCGTCGAGAAGTAGGCGGATTCGCCGACAGCCGCGAAGAATGGCTCGAGTTTCTAGCAGGCGGCATGTTTCTAATAAGTTTCGAG GTCTTCCAAGGAGGCACAAGCAACTGGGAACCACACTTCAACGCCCTCGTAACGGTCGCCAACGGCCTAAAACCCTCCGAATTCGACTTTTGCCCACCAGACCCCTCGAGCCCAGACTTTGACTTTCTTCGGGGCATGAACACGGCGCAAAAGTTTCTCCTGGCGAATCTCCTCTGGATCGACGTCCTCGCTCCGGTCTCTACGGGTGCATCGCCGAAGTTGCCGTACCGCGAGTGGCTCGATGCTGGCAAGATTGACATATCGAGAGTCATGGGGTGTCAGAACTCTATTATGATTGCGATTGGGGACTTGGTGGCTGTTGATTCAAAGGCTGGTTCGATGAGCACCGAGACCTTGCAGGAAAGcatcctcgagctcgagaagcaaATATTTGACGGAATGGAAGCAACTCTGGAAGTTGAATCAGTG ACAAAGCAGTCAACGTCAGTAACACGTTCGGTAACCCACCTCTTCGCAACCTCAGCCCTCGTCCAATTATACACCCTAGCATCAGAATATGGCCTAACAGCACCCGATCCGCACCAAGCGGTTTTGCGAGTAATCGAAGTCCTGGAGCAGATGCCCGCCAACATCTCACTACGCGGGACGCCGTGGCCTCTTTGCGTAGCTGGATCGATGGCGCTTCCTCCACAGCAACAGTATTTCGACGATCTGCTCAAGGGGCTGCTTAGTAGGTCAGAAGCTGGGTTTACAAATTGCGGCACGGTGTATCGGATTGTTAAGCATGCTTGGAAGCAGAGGGAACAGTATCCGGATAAGCTTTGGAGTGCGAGGCACGCTATGGCAGATATGGGAGTTTGTGCTATTCTGATATGA